The following proteins are co-located in the Gordonia polyisoprenivorans genome:
- a CDS encoding alpha/beta hydrolase family protein — protein MQLTHPIHQAFSRGFYSDSGRDYEVRLLLGYCTSGGADAGEVLATIDALNSGHEQAWADAWLAAGRRVAGAARDSFAHGHRESAASAYLRAANYLSTAFDGLDGVGTETQRMTVFAEHRAAWDGFVGAGSFAAQRLSIPYDGTTMPGWLVRPADDDRPRPTLVLVNGSDGSISALWCAAGHAALTRGYNVVLFDGPGQQSMLFEKSELFRPDWEAVLTPVTDTVIAQPSVDAQRLAVYGISQAGFWVPQALSVEHRYRAAVVDPGVIDVSASWTTHLPKSLVGMLDDPSKAKRFDQEMALGLTGQKATQRMWAWRARPYGHNGQYFDTMREVMRYRLDADAATAITTPMLITAPEHEQFWPGQSARLAAMLTGTSSTVVDFTAAEGASWHCQPMGRAVTAERMFDWLDDALEVSA, from the coding sequence ATGCAGCTGACCCACCCGATCCATCAGGCATTCTCGCGTGGTTTCTATTCCGATTCGGGCCGCGACTACGAGGTCCGACTGTTGCTCGGCTACTGCACATCCGGGGGCGCCGACGCCGGGGAGGTTCTCGCGACCATCGACGCCCTCAACTCCGGGCACGAGCAGGCGTGGGCCGATGCCTGGCTGGCGGCGGGCCGTCGGGTGGCCGGCGCTGCGCGCGACTCGTTTGCCCACGGGCACCGAGAGAGCGCAGCGTCGGCGTATCTGCGTGCGGCGAACTATCTCTCGACCGCCTTCGACGGCCTCGACGGGGTGGGTACCGAGACGCAACGCATGACGGTGTTCGCCGAACACCGCGCCGCGTGGGACGGCTTCGTCGGCGCCGGCTCCTTTGCGGCACAACGCCTTTCCATCCCCTATGACGGAACCACCATGCCCGGCTGGTTGGTGCGGCCCGCCGACGACGATCGGCCCCGCCCGACACTGGTGTTGGTGAACGGGAGCGACGGGTCGATTTCGGCTCTGTGGTGTGCGGCCGGGCACGCCGCACTCACCCGGGGATACAACGTCGTGCTGTTCGACGGCCCGGGGCAGCAGTCGATGCTGTTCGAGAAATCGGAGCTGTTCCGCCCCGATTGGGAGGCGGTGCTGACCCCGGTCACCGACACCGTCATCGCGCAGCCGAGTGTGGACGCGCAACGCCTTGCGGTATACGGGATTTCACAGGCCGGTTTCTGGGTGCCGCAGGCGTTGTCCGTGGAGCACCGTTATCGGGCGGCCGTGGTCGATCCCGGGGTGATCGATGTGTCGGCGTCGTGGACGACACACCTGCCGAAATCGTTGGTGGGCATGCTCGACGATCCCTCGAAGGCGAAGCGATTCGATCAGGAGATGGCCCTCGGGCTGACCGGACAGAAAGCAACCCAACGCATGTGGGCGTGGCGGGCACGACCTTATGGGCACAACGGGCAGTACTTCGACACGATGCGCGAGGTCATGCGCTACCGCCTCGACGCCGATGCGGCCACCGCGATCACCACCCCGATGTTGATCACCGCCCCCGAACACGAGCAGTTCTGGCCCGGGCAATCGGCCCGGCTGGCTGCGATGCTGACCGGAACGTCGTCGACCGTCGTCGATTTCACCGCCGCCGAGGGCGCCAGTTGGCACTGCCAGCCGATGGGCCGGGCGGTGACCGCCGAGCGGATGTTCGACTGGCTCGACGACGCTCTCGAGGTGAGTGCGTGA